The following are encoded together in the uncultured Sphaerochaeta sp. genome:
- a CDS encoding NADH-quinone oxidoreductase subunit K, which produces MVIERILIFLLALIGFTAIVGAKNIIKKVFGLNILNAAVVLLYILEGSRIGDQAPILGEGVTNMVDPVPRH; this is translated from the coding sequence GTGGTCATTGAACGCATTCTTATTTTCCTGCTAGCTCTGATAGGATTCACTGCCATTGTGGGGGCAAAAAATATCATCAAGAAGGTGTTCGGACTCAATATCCTGAACGCTGCAGTGGTACTGCTCTACATCCTGGAAGGAAGTAGGATCGGAGACCAAGCCCCCATCCTGGGGGAGGGGGTAACCAACATGGTGGACCCTGTTCCCAGGCATTGA
- a CDS encoding NADH-quinone oxidoreductase subunit K, translating into MLTAIVIGVCVTALALALAVRLYKATGSLEIETIIERLRSEH; encoded by the coding sequence ATGCTGACCGCTATTGTCATTGGAGTTTGTGTTACAGCGCTAGCCTTGGCTCTGGCAGTTCGGCTATACAAGGCGACCGGTTCCTTGGAGATAGAAACCATCATTGAGAGGTTGCGTAGTGAGCATTGA
- a CDS encoding proton-conducting transporter membrane subunit has translation MSIESLFLSPVYLPMLGAAIILVTKHFFTDRQRRAVEYLSTFIAFIIPLIAFVFLIKPVLGHHQVHMILGTWETTLGIHYHFDGLSFLLIMLNLLVSIPVWLYSRDTGPHQETFTVIFLIQSAAIAATSLTADLFNLFVCLEVMGVTSYVLVASSEKEKAILSSFTYLLFSATAMVFFLIGTFGLYRISGSLAYDTIAQAKNLLSGSDILVARLSLVLIVVSVLLRTAVIPLSGWLVGAHSNAPHAVSALLSGVLIKIPLFALVRLLLLVTGTELLGSILAWAGGISTLLGILLALREHHAKRLLAYSSVSQIGYIVTAYGLALASGIKTEEGALLLALSLLYAFSHALAKATLFMTVGRASDAVGSKDLHVARGALSALRAQGERFPVTGIAYLVAFLSISALPPTMGFWGKNTLVYLSKGHGSTYLLSITSVLTIVAYLKLSRIFFPRKNQKVQNRESYSHALTSISFIFLTMLILAGGLWYADIQTFMVQVLSPLGATKATLTSYSAIQDLLKTGITIVIALLFFIIGSKTRLEKRFEAKEESTVSFPNLFFGFALIVAVMAWQLLIPGGLL, from the coding sequence GTGAGCATTGAAAGCCTTTTTCTCAGTCCAGTCTACCTTCCCATGCTTGGTGCAGCAATCATTTTGGTTACCAAGCACTTTTTTACGGACAGGCAAAGACGTGCTGTGGAATATCTCTCAACCTTCATTGCATTCATCATCCCGCTTATAGCCTTTGTATTCCTGATCAAGCCGGTTCTTGGACATCATCAGGTGCATATGATTCTCGGAACCTGGGAGACTACACTGGGTATCCACTACCATTTTGATGGACTCTCTTTCCTCCTTATCATGCTCAATCTCCTAGTCAGTATCCCTGTGTGGCTCTACAGCAGGGATACAGGCCCCCATCAGGAGACGTTCACCGTGATCTTTCTCATACAAAGTGCAGCCATTGCTGCCACCAGCCTTACAGCTGATCTATTTAACCTGTTCGTTTGCCTTGAGGTGATGGGTGTAACCAGCTATGTATTGGTTGCCAGCAGCGAGAAGGAAAAGGCAATACTCTCCTCTTTCACCTACCTGCTCTTCAGTGCAACTGCAATGGTATTCTTCCTCATCGGAACATTCGGCCTCTATAGGATATCAGGTTCCCTTGCCTATGACACCATCGCCCAGGCAAAGAACTTGCTCTCAGGATCCGACATTCTGGTTGCCCGTCTCTCGCTTGTCCTGATTGTGGTATCGGTGCTCTTGAGAACCGCAGTCATTCCACTCTCCGGTTGGTTGGTTGGGGCACACTCGAATGCACCCCATGCAGTTTCAGCCTTGCTTTCTGGGGTGTTGATAAAAATACCACTGTTTGCGCTGGTTCGTCTTTTATTGCTGGTTACAGGCACTGAGTTGCTTGGATCCATCCTTGCATGGGCAGGAGGTATTTCCACCCTGCTGGGTATTCTCCTGGCACTTAGGGAGCACCACGCCAAGCGTTTACTTGCCTATAGTTCTGTAAGCCAGATTGGGTATATCGTGACCGCCTATGGATTGGCCTTGGCCTCAGGGATCAAGACAGAAGAAGGCGCACTACTGCTCGCTCTATCCCTCCTCTATGCTTTCAGCCATGCCTTGGCAAAAGCTACCCTCTTTATGACGGTAGGACGCGCTAGTGACGCAGTAGGCAGCAAGGACTTGCATGTAGCCCGAGGAGCTCTTTCAGCGCTTCGAGCACAAGGTGAGCGGTTTCCCGTTACAGGCATAGCATACCTGGTTGCTTTTCTCTCAATCAGCGCACTCCCCCCCACCATGGGTTTTTGGGGCAAGAATACACTCGTATATCTTTCAAAAGGACATGGGTCAACCTACTTATTGAGTATTACCTCAGTATTGACCATTGTTGCATATCTTAAGCTCTCCCGGATATTTTTTCCAAGGAAGAATCAAAAGGTGCAAAACAGGGAATCTTATTCTCATGCTCTCACCTCCATCTCGTTCATATTCCTTACAATGCTCATCCTCGCCGGAGGCCTGTGGTATGCAGATATCCAGACTTTTATGGTTCAGGTACTCTCTCCTCTGGGAGCCACGAAGGCAACACTGACCAGTTATTCAGCAATACAAGATTTACTGAAGACAGGAATCACCATTGTTATCGCTCTTCTATTCTTTATCATCGGATCCAAAACCAGATTGGAAAAGCGCTTTGAGGCAAAAGAAGAATCAACAGTATCATTCCCAAACCTCTTCTTCGGTTTTGCACTTATAGTTGCTGTTATGGCGTGGCAACTCCTCATCCCGGGAGGTTTGCTATGA
- a CDS encoding proton-conducting transporter membrane subunit — MNITHFMLFTPVFLPLLSAAGILFIKSFCPTGIRRIAEYLGILIGMVLPLFLVLSLYPIVQNQGYIETTIGGYAKSIGIVYRFDGMSLLLIFLAAAITIPSWIFSRKEGPGHSYFTALMLIQNASIAAIGMTGDLFNLFVCLELMGVTAYVLIATGKRSNAAYASFSYLMLSSSAMVFFLLGTFGLYKLTGSLSYEGISKGLEAVSGRNQYVALFSLLLIIVPVLLRVAVMPLSLWLVDAHAKAPHAVSALLSGVLLKVPLFALLRVFTLSPLAIQLALPVSYAGAATALIGVLLALSQSDAKQLLAYHSISQIGYIVSAWGLALHTGITTSEGALLLSASFFHAFSHAQFKALLFLTIGKATDAAGNRNVYTLRGANQTLRAEGERFPFTMLCFLVGALSISALPPFNGFYSKTLVTYTLKGSLHYTFLTLASAGTIASFIKLSRIFLPSKQPLVRASSNERKHFSVSTHLSFILLALSCLAVGIFSEQIIFFITQLINPEKANAYSNTFFFTQDNLIKTALTVLAGIVLFSFAVTKPGQHVLHFLEKRRGGFTDLFLGFSVALGALALVAI, encoded by the coding sequence ATGAACATAACCCACTTCATGCTATTCACCCCAGTATTTCTACCCCTTCTTTCAGCAGCAGGTATACTCTTTATCAAGAGCTTCTGCCCGACGGGCATCAGGAGAATTGCAGAGTATCTGGGAATACTGATAGGGATGGTACTCCCCCTTTTTCTGGTTCTCTCGCTCTACCCCATCGTACAGAACCAAGGTTACATTGAGACAACAATTGGAGGATATGCCAAGAGTATCGGCATCGTCTACCGTTTTGATGGAATGAGCTTGCTTCTGATTTTCCTAGCTGCAGCGATTACCATCCCCTCCTGGATATTCTCTCGTAAGGAAGGACCTGGGCACAGCTATTTCACAGCACTGATGCTCATCCAGAACGCCTCCATAGCAGCAATTGGGATGACGGGGGACCTGTTCAATCTCTTTGTCTGCCTTGAACTTATGGGCGTAACTGCCTATGTCCTGATTGCAACCGGAAAGAGATCCAACGCAGCCTACGCATCATTCTCCTACCTTATGCTCTCATCGTCTGCGATGGTCTTTTTCCTGCTCGGAACCTTCGGTCTCTACAAACTCACCGGTTCACTCAGCTATGAAGGGATTTCCAAAGGATTGGAAGCAGTCTCTGGAAGAAACCAATACGTTGCACTTTTCTCCTTGCTCCTGATCATTGTCCCGGTCCTCTTACGGGTGGCAGTCATGCCACTCTCACTTTGGTTGGTGGATGCACATGCAAAGGCGCCCCATGCTGTTTCAGCGCTCCTCTCGGGAGTGCTATTAAAAGTTCCTCTCTTTGCACTGCTGAGAGTCTTTACTCTCTCACCACTTGCCATTCAGCTTGCACTTCCGGTCAGCTATGCTGGAGCTGCAACGGCCTTGATCGGTGTATTGCTTGCACTCTCCCAGAGTGATGCAAAGCAACTGCTTGCCTATCACTCCATCAGCCAGATCGGGTATATCGTAAGTGCCTGGGGGTTGGCTCTGCATACAGGAATCACCACCTCAGAAGGAGCACTGCTTCTTTCAGCTTCCTTCTTCCATGCATTCAGCCATGCACAGTTCAAAGCATTGCTCTTTCTTACCATCGGAAAGGCGACTGATGCAGCAGGCAACCGCAATGTCTACACGCTCAGGGGAGCAAACCAAACATTACGGGCTGAGGGAGAACGATTTCCGTTTACAATGCTCTGTTTCCTGGTAGGAGCTCTCTCCATTTCTGCACTCCCCCCGTTCAACGGGTTTTACAGCAAGACATTGGTTACGTACACCCTCAAGGGAAGCTTGCATTATACCTTCCTAACCCTTGCCTCAGCAGGAACCATTGCTTCGTTTATTAAGCTTTCCCGTATTTTTCTTCCATCCAAACAACCACTGGTGCGTGCATCCAGTAACGAGAGAAAACACTTCTCCGTCTCCACACACCTCTCATTTATCCTACTTGCCCTCTCCTGTCTTGCTGTCGGTATCTTCAGTGAACAGATAATATTCTTCATCACCCAACTGATTAACCCAGAAAAAGCCAATGCCTACAGCAATACCTTCTTCTTTACACAGGACAATCTTATCAAGACTGCTCTCACCGTCCTCGCAGGAATAGTACTCTTCAGCTTTGCTGTTACCAAACCAGGACAGCATGTATTGCACTTCTTGGAGAAGAGACGAGGAGGATTCACCGATCTCTTCCTTGGATTTTCCGTTGCACTCGGGGCGCTTGCTTTGGTTGCAATATAA
- a CDS encoding lactate racemase domain-containing protein: MGFLADKNIGNIEQLYSYPRMVPILQRFDDDHLANPVQTLIAELQKPEITRQLDSIKQGDHIAIGCGSRGITNIVPLLQTLVLQLKQRGALPFVFPAMGSHGGGTAEGQREILSGYGITESNIGAPIRCTMDTVCIGYTEDGRATYLDAIAVQADHIVAINRVSAHTAFQGPYESGIVKMMVIGMGKMRGAQTYHRNGFGAMATDIPKFGNVVLRNAPILFGIGLIENAYKQTCRIAVLPPSEILSEEPKLLLYAKKRKGKLLFDSCDVLIVDYLGKDISGEGMDPHVTGRFPTSLCTSTFTAQKLVVLDISKDSHRNCYGVGLADVTTRRLLEHSDLHIMYLNARTNTVLDGVKIPMICSNHQQAIQAAIETCICQDPSRIRIIRIKNTREIDTILVSESMLDCVHGNDALEVLDTHSDFNFNEDGNLF; encoded by the coding sequence ATGGGTTTCCTTGCAGATAAAAATATAGGAAATATTGAACAGTTGTATTCCTATCCTCGTATGGTTCCTATTCTTCAACGTTTTGATGATGACCATCTTGCTAATCCTGTACAGACGCTGATTGCTGAACTACAGAAACCTGAGATAACAAGGCAGCTAGATTCGATTAAGCAAGGAGATCATATAGCTATTGGGTGTGGTAGCAGAGGGATTACAAATATAGTCCCTTTGCTACAAACCCTTGTATTACAACTTAAGCAGAGAGGAGCTCTTCCTTTTGTTTTCCCTGCAATGGGTAGTCATGGAGGAGGAACCGCTGAAGGTCAACGAGAGATTCTTTCAGGTTACGGAATCACTGAAAGCAATATTGGGGCTCCTATCCGTTGCACAATGGATACTGTATGTATCGGTTATACAGAGGATGGAAGAGCTACCTATTTAGATGCAATTGCAGTTCAAGCAGATCATATTGTTGCCATTAACCGAGTCAGTGCTCATACAGCATTCCAAGGACCTTATGAAAGTGGAATCGTAAAAATGATGGTAATTGGTATGGGGAAGATGAGGGGTGCTCAAACTTATCATCGAAACGGATTTGGTGCGATGGCCACAGATATTCCAAAGTTTGGTAACGTAGTGTTGAGAAATGCTCCAATTTTATTTGGAATCGGCCTCATTGAGAATGCATACAAACAAACATGTCGGATAGCAGTGCTTCCCCCTTCCGAAATTCTCTCAGAAGAACCGAAATTGCTATTATACGCAAAGAAAAGGAAAGGAAAACTTCTATTTGATTCATGTGATGTATTAATCGTGGATTATTTAGGAAAGGATATTAGTGGAGAGGGAATGGATCCTCATGTAACAGGACGTTTTCCGACTTCTTTGTGTACCTCAACATTCACAGCTCAAAAACTAGTGGTTCTTGATATCAGCAAGGATTCCCACCGAAACTGTTATGGAGTGGGTCTAGCTGATGTTACCACTCGCCGGTTGCTTGAGCACTCTGATTTACACATCATGTACCTCAATGCACGTACAAATACTGTCCTTGATGGGGTGAAGATTCCTATGATTTGTTCTAATCACCAACAGGCAATTCAAGCTGCAATAGAAACTTGTATATGTCAAGATCCTTCGAGGATACGAATAATTCGAATAAAAAATACTCGTGAGATAGATACAATTCTTGTGTCTGAATCGATGTTGGATTGTGTTCATGGTAATGATGCATTAGAAGTACTCGATACCCATTCAGATTTTAATTTTAATGAAGATGGGAACTTGTTCTAG
- a CDS encoding thiamine pyrophosphate-binding protein encodes MQVAEIIVRILEKEGIETAFGIPGASINPVFKYLEHSKIKHHLMRHEEAAVHAADGYYRSSSKLALAICTSGPGATNFVTGLYTAKIDSIPLIAITGQAKSSQLGTDAFQCVDIVAMTKEVVKKSVCVLNPHEIEKIMQEAIYTAKEGRPGPVLIDLPLDIQMVDIPFDIDSYQSLPIERKQPESTAISTALELLVSAKNPIIIAGGGVILSHAEKELASFAEFMNIPIITTYMAKGLVPEDHYLNAGMVGIQVGASSSGNANFLESDVVLGIGCRFTDRHTGALDTYTAGRTFIHVDIDPNEIGKLFNVEVGIVSDAKEALQSLISLAKASGLRNTSTRVKEISKRKTQSELKGVFRGELINPKDIFIKVNETFGDDALYTTGCGLVQIWSGQYQLINRPRIYFPSGGAGTLGFDIPAAIGASVGKGNAKTVCMMGDFGFTFLVEELAVASKYNLPIVVIILNNAYLSLIRQNQKYAYSYEHAVDMQENHGGVDYCKVSEGLGCSAERVKTYEELEDALQRAKDSTRPYVLDIIVDRQTDCNMGNDIAHIKMFE; translated from the coding sequence ATGCAAGTAGCAGAAATCATTGTGAGGATTCTTGAGAAAGAAGGAATAGAAACAGCGTTCGGTATACCTGGAGCAAGCATAAATCCAGTTTTTAAGTATTTAGAGCATTCTAAGATTAAACATCACCTAATGCGCCATGAAGAGGCTGCCGTACATGCTGCAGATGGATACTATAGATCATCCTCAAAACTAGCGCTTGCAATCTGTACGTCAGGTCCTGGTGCTACCAATTTTGTCACTGGACTCTATACAGCGAAGATTGATTCAATTCCATTGATTGCAATTACTGGGCAAGCAAAGTCTTCTCAGTTGGGGACTGATGCATTCCAATGTGTTGATATTGTTGCAATGACCAAAGAAGTGGTAAAGAAATCTGTGTGTGTCTTGAACCCCCATGAAATTGAAAAAATCATGCAAGAAGCGATTTATACAGCAAAAGAGGGAAGACCCGGACCGGTATTGATAGATTTACCGCTTGATATTCAGATGGTTGATATTCCTTTTGACATAGATTCCTACCAATCGCTCCCTATTGAAAGAAAACAACCTGAAAGCACAGCAATCTCAACTGCACTGGAGCTACTCGTATCAGCCAAGAATCCAATTATTATTGCTGGTGGTGGTGTTATTCTTTCTCATGCAGAAAAAGAGTTGGCCTCATTTGCAGAGTTTATGAATATTCCAATTATCACGACGTATATGGCAAAAGGACTAGTTCCGGAGGATCATTATCTTAATGCGGGTATGGTCGGCATACAAGTTGGAGCCAGTTCTTCTGGGAATGCAAATTTCCTTGAATCTGATGTAGTTTTGGGTATTGGCTGTCGTTTTACTGATCGTCATACTGGTGCTCTTGATACATATACTGCAGGAAGGACTTTTATTCATGTTGATATCGATCCAAATGAAATTGGAAAACTCTTCAACGTTGAAGTAGGAATTGTTTCAGATGCAAAGGAAGCCTTGCAATCTCTGATTTCCTTGGCTAAGGCTTCTGGTCTGCGAAATACTAGTACACGGGTAAAGGAAATCTCCAAGCGAAAGACACAGTCTGAGTTAAAAGGGGTTTTTCGTGGTGAATTAATCAACCCGAAAGATATTTTCATTAAGGTGAATGAAACCTTTGGTGATGATGCTCTCTATACAACAGGGTGTGGCCTTGTTCAGATCTGGAGTGGTCAGTACCAGCTGATCAATAGACCAAGAATCTATTTCCCTAGTGGGGGAGCAGGTACTCTGGGTTTTGATATCCCTGCAGCAATTGGTGCAAGTGTGGGAAAAGGAAATGCAAAAACTGTATGTATGATGGGAGATTTTGGCTTTACCTTTTTAGTTGAAGAACTTGCTGTTGCCTCAAAATATAATCTACCTATCGTTGTTATCATCTTAAATAATGCATATCTTAGTCTGATTCGCCAGAACCAAAAGTACGCCTACTCCTATGAACATGCAGTTGATATGCAAGAGAATCATGGAGGAGTGGATTACTGCAAGGTATCAGAAGGGCTCGGCTGCAGTGCAGAGCGGGTTAAGACATATGAAGAGTTAGAAGATGCCTTGCAACGAGCAAAGGATTCTACAAGGCCATATGTATTAGATATTATTGTAGATAGACAAACAGATTGTAATATGGGCAATGATATCGCTCATATAAAAATGTTTGAATAG
- a CDS encoding FAD-dependent oxidoreductase, which translates to MEYITLQNREIPVIAEFDVVVCGGGCAGVGAAVSAARQGANTLVIERLFSLGGMMTGGLMSKIAISPTNNSLAVEILHRLDDYQHTHFLESRPEVPIDPENMKLLLDTMVREEDNIEVLFGTIVSEVISQNGKINAIIIENIEGSQAIKAKYFIDCSGDGQLAFKAGAAYERGNELGYGSSPTLMFRVANCDIDTLLTYMEDNPEEFKISYHTYSNHKLNPAQNRYNIQHDTYAHFADFIRFIDKKIEEHPNVFSDYAIKILHQRGLIFLNQPNPNHVLVNSTRIQNFRGDNAKELTDSLMEGRRQVEVIFSFMKSYLPGFENAYLFDTGSMLGIRESRRIIGDYIFTQEDVESLRKFDDVIVSNHGGVEIHSTKGTGTDIRELDPDEFYHVPYRAIIARDFSNLFMAGRCFSATHAGLSAARNIAYCIALGEAAGAAGAYLSNNGKDNVRDIDIRWLQQVMKNAI; encoded by the coding sequence ATGGAATATATTACACTACAAAACAGAGAAATACCGGTAATTGCAGAATTTGACGTCGTGGTTTGTGGTGGAGGTTGTGCAGGAGTAGGCGCAGCAGTAAGTGCCGCTCGACAAGGAGCTAATACACTTGTCATTGAAAGGTTGTTCTCGCTTGGAGGAATGATGACTGGTGGATTGATGAGCAAGATTGCCATTTCTCCAACGAATAACAGCCTAGCAGTAGAAATACTCCACCGTCTTGATGATTACCAACATACTCACTTCCTAGAGAGTCGCCCTGAAGTACCCATCGACCCGGAGAATATGAAATTACTCTTGGACACCATGGTAAGAGAAGAAGACAATATTGAAGTCCTGTTTGGCACTATCGTCTCGGAAGTAATTTCACAAAACGGCAAAATCAATGCAATCATAATTGAGAATATTGAAGGAAGTCAGGCAATCAAGGCAAAGTACTTCATTGACTGTTCCGGAGATGGGCAACTTGCATTCAAGGCAGGTGCGGCTTATGAGCGAGGCAACGAATTGGGATATGGGTCATCACCAACCCTCATGTTCCGTGTGGCCAATTGTGATATCGATACACTGCTCACTTACATGGAAGATAATCCAGAAGAGTTCAAGATTTCATATCATACCTATTCGAACCATAAACTTAATCCTGCTCAAAATCGGTATAACATTCAACATGATACGTATGCACATTTTGCTGATTTTATTAGGTTTATCGATAAGAAAATAGAAGAACATCCAAACGTTTTCTCTGACTATGCTATAAAAATCCTGCATCAGAGAGGTCTGATATTTCTCAACCAGCCAAATCCAAACCATGTTCTGGTAAACAGTACAAGAATCCAGAATTTCAGAGGAGATAATGCAAAGGAGCTGACAGATTCCCTTATGGAAGGAAGAAGGCAAGTAGAAGTGATATTTTCCTTCATGAAATCATACCTTCCCGGTTTTGAGAATGCATACCTTTTCGATACAGGAAGTATGCTTGGTATACGAGAATCACGAAGAATTATTGGAGACTACATATTCACACAAGAGGATGTTGAGAGTCTCAGGAAGTTTGATGATGTCATCGTCAGCAACCACGGCGGAGTGGAGATACATAGCACAAAAGGAACAGGTACTGATATTCGCGAGCTTGATCCAGATGAGTTTTATCATGTTCCTTATCGTGCCATCATCGCCAGAGACTTCTCAAATCTCTTTATGGCTGGCAGGTGCTTTAGTGCAACCCATGCAGGACTCTCTGCAGCTAGAAACATTGCTTATTGTATTGCACTCGGTGAAGCGGCTGGTGCTGCAGGGGCATACCTATCTAATAATGGAAAAGACAACGTGAGAGATATTGATATTAGATGGCTTCAGCAAGTCATGAAGAATGCAATCTAA
- the hisD gene encoding histidinol dehydrogenase, which produces MIVIKDGGHRLFEHDEETATIVSAMLLDLEKNGMDAVRKYSRNLDDWNPPSFELSRKEIMEAREACSTQLIEDTLFCQENVRRFAEAQLKTLQPLEVEILPGVTLGHKHIPIQRVGSYIPGGRYPMFGSAQMSIIPAKTAGVNTVVACTPPVRGKGYYPATVQAINSAAADRIFILGGVQAFALMAFGMGEVEPVDMLCGAGNRFVAEAKRQLFGRCGIDLLAGPTEIGIICDDTSDPELVACDLLGQAEHDPNSGQILICLEEKHAKDVLLELERQLEVLPTKEIACQSWQQYGKVIVAESREEAISLMDEYAPEHLELLVSDTQWYADRLTNYGSLFIGEETTVAYGDKSIGTNHILPTSRAARYTGGVWVGKFLKTVTFQKATKKASVEIARLTSRQCREERMIGHALTTEMRLSKFESSI; this is translated from the coding sequence ATGATAGTGATTAAGGATGGCGGACACAGATTATTTGAACACGATGAGGAGACAGCAACCATTGTCAGCGCCATGTTGCTTGATCTTGAGAAGAATGGGATGGATGCTGTAAGAAAATATAGTCGCAATTTGGATGATTGGAATCCCCCTTCTTTCGAGCTCTCGAGAAAAGAAATTATGGAGGCAAGAGAAGCTTGCTCCACACAGCTCATTGAGGATACGCTCTTTTGCCAAGAAAATGTCAGGAGGTTTGCAGAAGCTCAGCTGAAAACATTACAACCTTTAGAAGTTGAAATATTACCTGGAGTAACTCTTGGGCACAAGCATATCCCAATCCAACGAGTTGGCAGTTATATCCCAGGGGGAAGATATCCTATGTTCGGGTCTGCTCAAATGAGCATAATCCCTGCTAAAACTGCTGGAGTTAATACAGTTGTCGCCTGTACTCCCCCTGTACGGGGGAAAGGATATTATCCAGCAACAGTGCAAGCTATCAATAGTGCTGCGGCTGACAGAATTTTCATTCTGGGAGGAGTCCAAGCTTTTGCACTGATGGCTTTTGGAATGGGAGAAGTAGAACCAGTCGACATGCTTTGTGGTGCAGGAAATCGCTTCGTGGCAGAAGCAAAAAGACAGCTTTTTGGTAGATGTGGTATCGATTTGCTTGCAGGACCGACAGAGATTGGAATCATTTGTGACGATACCTCTGATCCTGAGCTTGTTGCATGCGACCTACTTGGACAGGCTGAACATGATCCAAACAGCGGACAAATATTAATATGTCTTGAAGAAAAACATGCAAAGGATGTTCTCTTAGAACTTGAAAGACAGCTTGAGGTCTTGCCTACAAAAGAGATTGCATGCCAATCATGGCAACAATACGGAAAAGTGATAGTAGCAGAATCGAGGGAGGAAGCAATTTCTCTCATGGATGAGTATGCTCCAGAACATTTGGAACTCCTAGTCTCGGATACTCAATGGTATGCTGATCGACTTACGAACTATGGATCACTATTCATAGGAGAAGAAACCACCGTTGCTTATGGTGACAAGAGTATCGGGACGAACCACATTCTTCCTACAAGTCGAGCAGCTCGGTACACAGGAGGTGTTTGGGTTGGAAAATTTCTAAAGACTGTTACTTTTCAAAAAGCTACAAAAAAAGCAAGTGTTGAAATTGCTCGATTAACAAGCCGTCAATGTAGAGAGGAACGTATGATAGGTCATGCACTGACAACGGAGATGCGTTTAAGCAAATTTGAGTCCTCTATCTGA